The region AGACTTTCTTCCCTCCAAAAAGTTCCGTGACCTCCTTCTCTTTCCCTTCTTCTGTAAGTACTTTTTCTTTTGCGAACTTCATTCCCACTTCAGATGTCTTACCAAAATCTCGTGCTTGCAAATCTGCGATAGAGTTGCCAAATGCAGTTAACGTTTCTACAGGTACTTGAGCTTGCATTCCTTGACTAATAGTCTCTAATGCTTCTTTTATGTCTTTCATATTAAAGTCTTATTTTTGCAAAGGTGATAATCACTTTGTTACTGTACAATACCGCATATATTTCCCCCATAGGGATAAAAAAATCACTTTTATGAATACCAAGACATCAACGATAGAAGAAAAAATATGTCCGCTCGAATTTGCAGTGAATGCAATCAGTGGAAAGTGGAAAGTGCCTATTGTTTGGCAAATAAACCAAGGGCACAAACGTCCAAGTGAAATGCTGAAGGGAATTATGAAAGTTGACCGCCGTGTGCTAAACCAACAATTAAAAGAATTAGAACAAGATGGCATCTTGACCAAGATAAGCTATAACGAACTTCCCCCAAGAGTAGAGTACTACCTCACTCCTCTCGGAGAACAATTAGTAGAAGTACTATGGAAACTCAATGCTTGGGGAGAGACTTTATTAAAAACCACTAATAGAGTTGAATAAACTAGTTATTAAAGTTGTACTTTTGAAATACTAACCAAACAAAATGAATACATGGGAGCATGGGATTATGGTATCTTTGATGATGATACTGCTTACGACTTCACAAGTGAAATTACTACAGACGCAAGGGCGTTTTTTATTGAATCATTTGAAAATGCCATTCAAACTGACTATTTAGAATATGACGAAGCACATGCTGTAACAGTGTCTGCAGCCTATCTAGATAATCTATTAAACAAAACACAATATAGAACTGATGCAGCAGATGAAGGTGATGAAAGCAATGTCAATATCTTTTATCAAATCAATCCTACACTCCAAGTAGAAGATTTAAAGCCTATGGCTATTCAGGCACTACAAAAAGTAATTGCTCCCGACTGTCACCTATATGAATTATGGGAAGAGAATACAGAGCTTTTTCCTTTGTGGAAACAAAATATTCAAGACTTAATCAATCGTTTACAATAACAAAAAGAGACTACTTAGTAGCCTCTTTTTCGTTTAATTATCTAAGGATGTAATCATTAGTGTATCTCTTTACTTATATAAATCAGCACTCTTTAGTGAAGCAACTAATTCATTATCTTCTATCATCACTTCAGAAGTAGTGAACTGAGCAGGTGTAGCAGTTGGGAACCAATTGCGATTAGGAGCTACCATAATCAATAGTCCATTATCATCCCCTAAAGCTAAGAACTGTTCTGTAGGTTGTACTTTATCAAAGTAAGAAAGACCATACTCTGCAATCAGCTTTTCTGCTTGTATCATCGGTTGCTCTGCCACGATTCCTATCTCACTGATATTTATTACCTGTGCAGGAGAGAAGTCCCCTTGTACATTTATCTGTAATTCTTCTCTTGCGATAAACTCTAATAGATTACCATTGTTATCCGTAAAGTAGATAGACTGTGCTTTCCAAGTTTCGAATGTAGTTACCAGATTACCTTCTATATTCTCAATTAAAGTCAAATGTTCTTTCGCCCAAGCTAAAGCATTCTGTAATTGATTAGAAGGGATATTAAATGCGAGGTGATAAACATTTACTTCATCTGTTGTCTCCTCAAGAGTTAGTATCGTATCACCTGCCTGTACTGTTACACTCTCTTCTAATGATTCTATTATAGGTAATTCCAACACTTCTGCATAGAATTGTTTACTTTTTTCTAATTTATTTGTCTGTATATTGATGCTTAATATGTTCATATCTATTATTTTTTAGTATTACAAATATCTGAATAAACTCTCGTACTAATCACACAAACTCATACTATAGAATCTATAAGACCATTGAGATAATCAATCTTAGACCCAGAATCAGCGATAGACATATAAACGAAAAGTAATTATACAAAATAGGTCTGAATTAACGATACAATCATACTATAGTATGATTTTAGAGCTAATGAAAGAACTGTGAGGTAGAATTACTTTGTAGTATTTGGCTAATGCTGATTCTGGGTTAAATATATCCGTATTAAATATTTAAGAGATATTACTATACAGCATATAAGTACTAATATACATAGATTTGTACTTTTCATCACTCAGTAAAAAATCAAAACCAAAAATACAATCATACTTAACCTCTCCCTGCTTCGTTTCATACTTCTGCACTAATATTTTTACATCCTTTTCATTAAAGAGGTGTATTTTTAATGTTGACCTATCGATCTCCATTGCAGAGACAGCTTTCATTTCTTTGCCATCAAAAAAAACAGGAATGCGTACTTCATACAACTCTAAGCTTTCAATATAATTAATTCTATTTTGTATAAGATCATAACTTGTAGTAATTTTATTTTGAATCCATACACTATCTATTCCTGCTCTTTTTTCAGACAAGCTATATCTGAAATCCTTATTAAGAAAAGCAGTATTATCCCTAACTCCATCATAGTGATAACGATGCTGTCTAACCTCACTATGTTCTAAGCTTACAGTAAGTAACTCTTCGGATACTAATTTAAACTGTTTAACTGATTTACACTTTCTATCAGTATTTTTCTTATAAAGTAAATAAGCTCCAACTAGCAAAACAATAAATATAATCCATCCCATAGTTCATATACAAAAATTACTACTCTAATTTAACACTAATTAGCTATATAAAAAAGATTATTCTTACTCAAAATGCTCCTCTACATTCCAAAGTACTTCACAATCACAATATCCCCCATATTCTTTAAGCCATAAAATGACTTCTTATATATTCTCTACATCCATACTTTTCAATATCTCCATCGTTTTTTCATTTGTATGGTTACACCCATCCTTTTCGAGAGAATGATCTAAGGCATCAAACAACTGAGTAAAATAAACTCTACCCATTGGTAGACTATTATCAAATAATAACTGTTGCTCCTTTTGCCACTGTTGTTTTAGCTCTTGCTTACGTTGTTTTTCTAATTGCTTTTCAGTCATATTAATCTCTTTTATTTCAGAATAAACGAATAGTAATTATACTAGATAGATCTAATTACTTTGTGCTATTTTGCTAACATTGATTCAGGACTTACTTACCTTGCCTACTCTCCCACCCTCCTGAAGAAGGTTTATGAATATTGCGCTCAGTGCTTTCACTCTTACTCATCACTTGCTTATCAGATTTTGTAAATGTCCATCCTATTCGCTCAAAGTAACTATATCCTGTAAAATAAATTAGCCACACCGTCCATATTATTCCTACAGTGAGATTAATGTCTATTAGATAACCTATAGCACCGATCATCCCTAGTATGCCTACATACTGCATCGGTATCCAAAAAAGGGTATTCTCATTCTCCGTTTTATAATACTGCTGAGTCGGCTCATCATAGTAAATCACTTCCTTATTCCACTTCCTCCCTATATGCCAAGTAAACACCCCTCCTAGTGATGCAAAGATATAAATAACCTCTTTTTTATATCCAAAATCTGGTATAAGACTGCCTATAAGCGCTCCTAATCCCAAAAACAGTATTGCAAATATTCCTTTCCCTGACCAAACTATCATACCTTACCTTTTATGACAATTACTATTATTACACGTTGCTAATATTAATTATATACATCTTACAAACAACTGATTAACTATGCAAATGTATATCATCTTTTTAAAATAAGTTTATCCTTTTTAGATACTTTACATAGCGGTACACAGCTCTATTAAAAAACCATTATTATCTAAAACGTACCCTACTGTTTGCCCCCAAGGTTTCACTGTTAGATCCTCGTATACTTTACCTCCTGCGTGCTCTACTTTCTGCATAGCTATTGCTACATCTTCTACCACAAAGCCCAACTCTATCCCAAAAGGTTTATCACAGCTCACTTGCTGATATCCTTCTTTCAAATTGCTTAATGCTAAATCTACTTGCGCAAAGGCAATAGTAGTCTCTCCTGACACTAACTCTCCATAATCTGCTTCTGGGGTAACGAACTTTCGCACAAACCCAAATGCCTCTTCATAAAACTTAACTGTAGCTTCTACATACACTACATACATTATCGTATAACTGTATTTTATCATAATTGGTTTAATTAAAAAATGTCCCTTCTATTTTGTCAAACTCCTCTTGTGGATATAAAGTAATTCCTTTTTCTTTTATCACATAAATAGACTTACAGTGCTTATATAATACATCTACAATATGAGAAGATATAAAGATGATACTACGCTCAGATAAATGCAATAAATACTTCATCAAATAGTAATTGGACTCTATATCTAGTCCGTTAAACGGTTCGTCTAAGATATACATCGGGTACTCTTTCTGAAATATAGCATTTAAATAAACTTTCTTTTTCATCCCTGTAGAGAACTCCTTAATCAATTTATCAGATGGCAAATCAAATAATAACTGTTGCCCTTCCATCTTTTGTTGAATCAAGTGTTGATAGAATTTATAAAACTCCTCAGCAGTTAACTCATTATATACAGCAGGCTCAGCTCCACACCATCCTACTCCTTGCGTAGATATAACATTATCATTTAAAGTACTCGATCCTGTATACTTCTCTAATCCAATCATACACTTAAACATTGTCGTTTTGCCCTGACCATTCTTTCCCATTACGCCATATATCCCAGGAGTAGCAATATGAAACTTGACATTTTCTAAAACTACTTGGTTACCGTATCGCTTTTCTTTAATATGTATTTTCAACATCTTTAATCTGATTTAATTGACGAATAGCTCGTTTATATAGAAAGGGGATTGCTAATAAGGGAAGCCCTAGCCCTAAGAAGCAGCCTCCTATAAACAATTGTTGTTTAAACACACTCTCATAGAATGCATATTTAAGTATTACATTACACATAGGAATAGCTAAAATTAAACTACCTAAAAACACATAATTCCAATCAAATGACAATACATTAACTAACACAAGTACAGGAAGTATTAGTGTCAGCGTGTTCCACATCTCAGTCTTGACTTGCTTTTCTATATATTCCTTTGCAGATAATGTACTTACTTTTATTTCAATAATTCGCTCTCTTTCAAATGTCGCTATACTTGCTATCATCCCCACAAGCACAAAACTTGCAATCACAAGATTTCCATTATTATACTTGATTCCCATTACACTAAATAATATTACTATTGGCAGTATCCAAAGCAGTTTATACTTTCTAAAACTAATGTGCCAAAAGGGATTAACTAATGAGAAAGGGACCTTAATTACAATTGATTGCTTCTTTGGGATATAGGATAATAAGTAATAGATTACTATTACCACTGATAGTCCGATGAATTCTCTCTTTAATGCTAATACAGTCAAAAAAGGTATACTGTATATCATATATTCTAACCACAGCACGAAACGATAATGTTTATACACCTTTAATAGTTCTACATCTGTTCTACCTAAATGATAGAGTATCGCATCTAGGAATACTATGTAATAAGTTCCTCTAACTACTTCATAGTTAAAATAACACACTAAGGCGACACCTATATAAAGCCCTATGATTAAAGACATAGCTATATAATCTCCCTTAGAAATAAACTTTCTAAAACGTATGCTTATTAAGTAACTCAGAAGTGTAATCATTTACATCAAATATATGACAAGATAAGTATTAAAAACTGTCTATTCGTTACGGGTAAATAACTAAAAAAGTCGAAGCAATCGCCTCGACTTTTTCTATATCTTATTTTATTAATCACTGTGAACTGTTAACAGTACACTGTAAACCAATTCCTATCCCTCAAAATCTCCACAATCGTGTACTGTAAATGTCTCTAACTTGCTCTTCAGCGTATAGAAACCTGCCGTTCTGAAGTGCTCTTTATCTATCGCTTGACCTTTAACTGTCAACTTATACATAGGATAATCATCTATTCTTTCAAATACAAACTCATTCAATGGAGTTGATACTGTAATGATCTTATCTTTCTCTTCTACCTTAGTAATTTTATAAGATATTTGTGTCTGCACATCACAAGCATTCATCAGATTAATCATCTCTCCATCTACAATAATCTCAGCTACATCACAGGCATAGCACGTTCCTCCAAAGTCAATACCGTATTTATCTGTAATCTTCTCAGCTCCCTCTTGCGCTATTTCCATTGGGACTAACATCTCACTAAACAATTGTTCTATTTTATCACTTTTAGCTACAGTTCCTTCAACACCTGAGGTACTAGCCACTTCAGTTTTCTCCCCTTCCACTGTAGCCTGTTGCTTACACCCTATTGTTAGAGCAACTAAACATATAAGCATTAATACTTTTTTCATACTTGTTGTTATTTTCAACAAATGTAGAAATTATTACAAAGAATCAATATCCCTATAAACAACTAATTTGCATAACGCTTTTCTATTTGATATGGATAACGCTCATAGATAGCATTCGCTTCATTGATAGAATATCCCTTTTTATTATAGTCCATGAATATCTTAAAGGTTCCTTCTGCCTCTGTATCATTTAGCTTATCTTGGCAAAGAGCCTTATAATAGTATGCGTCCGAAAACTCTTTATACTCCTTTGTAGCCAAATCAAAATAATCAATCGCATCTTGATACAATTCTTCTTCATATTTTACAATACCTAGATAAAACAAATCTAAGTGATGTATATCCTGAAATACCTCCTTCTGTTTAGCCACTGCTTTTAAGAAATACTCTTCTGCTTTCTTAAACTCATTTAATTGCAAATAAGACAGTCCGATATAAAAAGTATAAGTATGATCCATCTCGTAACCATCCCCCCAGCGCATTATACACTCTTCAAAATCCGCTATGGCCTCCTTATAAGTCTTCGAAAACACACATTTGATAAAAGCTCGATAGGGCAAATATCTCTTTACATCATACTGCACAGCTTTATCTAAATAAGTCATTCCTAACTCATATTTCCTAACTTTAAAATAAGGCATCGCCTTTTGTTGCCATAAATAAGCGATAGTACTATCCTGTTGCAACCCTTCATCTAGATTAGCCTGTCACTTCGCCATATCTAAATAGTAGTGATACCTATGCGCTCCATTAGTGGCATACTTGTCAATAATACTATCTTGTTTTATTTTTTGTTCTTTACTTAGGCTAACTTCTTTACTTAGGCTAACTTCTTTAGGCCACACTTGTTCCTCCTCAAAGTGTTGACACCCTAAAAAGCTAAAACACAAAGAAATAATAAGATAGTATTTCATAGTTCTTGTTTAAAATTAGTTGTAATTCTAAATTAAAAATACACTTTTTTTATAACTATTCCTCTCTAATCATCTTTTCTATCTTATACATTATCAATTCTATTGCTTCATTTCTCCAAATAATATCTCCATATTCTATTACAGCTTCTCTATCTGTGAAAATACCAACTGGATCACACCAACACAACCAAGCAATCATCTCATCTCTACTCCACGTAGCCAACTCTTCCTTAGCCTCTACTGGAGACATACTGCAAATCCTATAATTAGGATGTAAATAAGCTTCTATATTCATAATCCCTTATTTTGATAATTAATACAATTAACTATCTACAAAGAATATTCCAAATCAACGAATTAGAACAATAATATTTGATAATTTATATAAAAACAAAAAGCACTGTCATTAACAGTGCTTTTGTTTTTATATCTTTTGAACCCAGAATAAGTGATAGGCAGATAAACGAAAAATAATTATACAAAATAGATCTGAATTAGCTCTAAAAGCATACTATAGTATGTTTTTAGAGCTAATGAAAGAACTAGGAAATAGAATTACTTTGCAGTATTTGGCTAACGCTGATTCTGGGTTGAAGAGACTTATACTTCATTGATTCTTTTTACAATCAATTCACAAGTATAGTCACTAATTACTTTTATATCCTTAGCTTCTAACTGCTGATCGTATTCTTTTTCGAATACTGTACCATTGCCTAAGTCTATCAGATAAGTCCATTCGGTAAACCCACAAGCTAAGCCTACTTCTATAGCTTCTGCTCCTTCTATTAGTTTAAACCCATCTAAACGGATAACAGATTGTATACCTTCTGCTCTATCCCATTCAATACTTGAATTGTCTAAATCTATTTCATTAGACATCTCTTCTAATACCTCATCCTCATTAATCTCTTCTTCAGTAGCAACACTTTCTTCCTCTTCATTAATGATAGACTCTTCTATCTCCTCTTCTGAAGCATCTAAAGTATACTGTCCTATTATCTCTTCAAATAAATCTCCAAAGCTCTCTTTTACATTATTCTCTATCGTTTTAAATAAAGGATGTAGAGAGTGAGTAAATATAGACTCTAACCATACAGCTGATTTCACCTTACTCTGCTCTTCCTCTTTCGCTTTTAGTTGGCGTTTAAGCATCTCTATTTGGTTGTAGAACTTCTCAGATTCTTCAATAGACTTCCCTTCTTGGATATCTACTACCATCTGTTGTGAACGAAGGATTTGTTGACCTATATGACTAAACAAATCATCTTTAGCCTCTTCGTAACATAATACATCTGCAAGATATTGCTCATACGCCTTACTTTCCTTATCTGTAATCCAAAACGGAGTATACACAAATGCAATCAAAATCTGATTACTCAACATACGGGCAATAATTCTATTCCCTCTATCAAAAGGACTAATCTTCAAGAAATCAACGTGAAAGTTTAATGCCACATCTATAGGATGCGGTGCATACTTCTTTCCCTTTAAAATATAATCAATAGCTTCATTCGTACGATTGATCAACTCCTTCATCTCTGCTTTTACCTCAGCTACACCCACATAAGGATATTTATCCCCTTTGTAAGTAATCATCTCATTAGCAGATTGTTTCCATTGCCCTATAGCTAACTTGTTTTCTGTATTTTCTTCATATATTAGCTTAGTATGAAGCTCTTTGATATACTTCTCTGACAGATGTACTTCTACTAGACCTCCACCTAACATCTCTTTTAATACCTCATCATACATCTTGATTTCCATCAAATCACGAAGAGGTTTATTCGCCACATTCACCATCCCCCCAATCATACTGCGAACCTCTTCTTTAGTCAGTGTATTTCCCTCTGCCCAATTAGAATAATAGTTACACTCTAATCTATACTTCTCTGACAGCGTTACAAATTGCTCACTATTCAATCCTCCTAGTGCCTCTACCTGTTGCTGTAAGTTATCTATCTTTATTTTTACCTCTGTATACGTCATCTTCACTGATTAATTTAAATCTATACACCTGATTCTATTCATATTATAAAAATCAGCGTATATAACCTAGCTATTTCTAATCTCACACCCTTTATCTAGCAGAAAATACAAATAGCTAAACAGCCCTCCAAGTCCTGTTGTTTACTACAAAAACAACCTTCTTATGAACTGCTTCTTTTCGGCAGGCGAAGTTAAGAATTATCCCTCATCCTAAAAAATCATGTAGTATACTATTTAGATAATATTCTGAGAAAAAATAAGCCCCGAAGTTTTATACAGTTGGATGCTATTCTAAACAAAAAAAGGGAAGCTAACTAGCTAGTCATGGTCGGAAGATTAATCTTCCGACCACTACTAGAATAATATCTTCTCTTTTATTTGTTTCCTCCTTTTCAAAACGCTTATGGGTAATTGTAAGTTTCTTTCGTTCTTTAATAGCCTGCATACAATCACTCAACCACTTAAAGCCTTTTGTGTTTTCTGTAAAATCCGACTGTACATATTTCACTAAGGATATATGTTCTTTCAGTTCATAATTCAGTAATTCTATTCCTAAAAAACCTTGTAACCTATATAGTTTCTTGGTAGCATTTTCTATATCTTCATCAACTACTCTAATACGTTTATCCCATCCTTCGTCAAAAGCAATAGTAATTCCTAAATCTTTTATATGATTACGTACTTTAGTGACAAAACCATCTGAATTAGGTAACTCTTCATTACTTAAAGATGTTTTAAAAAGTTGCCCTTGTATATCGTCCATTTCCCTCTTTATCAATGATATTATCTAATAACATCATTATAGCTTTTGTTCTCTCAATCGACATAGCTCCCATATTTTGATTACTCTTATCTCAAATATACCTCATCCTCCCCTATCCCCGATGAGGTTTTCCGTAAAGCCCATAAAAAAAAGCACCTCTCAGTGCTTTCATATATTATTCCATTTCAAAATCTGTTGGTAGTATTCCGTAATCGATCAAGTCAAATTCTGGGTATTTATCTTTTAAGATAGCAGTCCATTGTTTGATAAGTCCCTTTCTCATCACGCTATCGATACTCTCTTTATAATCTATAAAGTACGTCGGAGCACTCCATTCGTCATAGTTAAGACGGCGTAGTGACATCAACTGATCATTAAGCTTGATATCGCGGATAGACTCATCTACACCAGCATCACTCTTACCTAGCGATTTCCACTGTCCATCAGCTACTAAAGGAAGTGTGCTATATAACGAAGCCTCATCAACAGTAGTGATGGCAAACTGTACACACCAACTCTTGTCAGCATTACTTAAAAACACTACCGCATCATCTTCTAATTGCTCAAGAGCGTACTCAATCAGGTCTTCGAAGTTAAAATCTGTCTTCTCTACTGTATCATCTATCCAGTTAAACACACGCTGACTGCGCACTTTCTCAGTACGTAGCATCCAGAAATCTTCTCCTCCATTATCTCCGATCATTAGATAATCAGTCATTGATTCTTTAAGGTAGCCATTCTGTTCTATAAACTCCTCTTTACTAGTAAATAATCCAGGTACAAAATCTTGTTGAAAACCGAAGAGCAACAAGAACTCACGGTAATAGTCTGGGAAGTCAAAACCTATTCCTTTTTCTAATTCTACTACTTCATTTTCTGTCAGTGGGATATAGAATACTACATCCTCCATAGGTCTTAATCGCTTTCTTATCTCTTGGTAATTTATCATCTCGTTATCCTATTTTTAAATCTTATTTATCAACACAAAGGTACAATATATCTACTGCCTATCTCTCATCCAGTCTCTCCAAAAAACAACACCTGATTTTTATTTTAAACCTAACTAAAATTGCCCAAATGCCAAGAAATACAATTCACAAGTGCTACTTTTCTCTTTTAAACAGTCCAAAAACACTATTGAAGATCATATCTCTAAAAAAGACATATACTTTTTATTGACCCAAAATGAATACAAACAACAATGTATCAATAATTTACACAAAATAAACTGATTTACACAAAAAACTAAAACACTGTCTAATCTCAATAAATATCTAGCTTTATGCTATCTCCTTCAACACTCCTTCAACATTCCTGCAAGATTGTTCTGAATTTAAAGCCATTTGTTGAAGAACTCTTGACGTAGTCTTGAGACACTCTTGACGTAGTCTTGAGACACTCTTGACGTAGATAAAAGGTATATTAAAACTACTTAATATAAATAATCAAGGTTTTCACATCCTGTTTAGTAGTAAATACACTATAAATACTTTGAATCCTCTATTCTTTAAACAACTGATATACTTTAACTTGAATTAAACTAAAAAACTATAATTATGGCAGAAATAAAAGAAGGTATCTTAGGTGGAGTACACGGAAAAGTAGGTACTGTAGTAGGATATAAATACAGAGGGAAAAATATCATCAGAGGCTTAGGACGAAAAAGTGGAAAAAAAGCATCCCCTAAACAAATACTCCAAAGAGGTAAACTAACTATAGTGGTCAAGTTTCTAAAGAGTATTAAGAGTTTCGTTAATGCACATTATCCTGAAGTGCATACAGATGGAAAAATTAAAACAGGCTATGATCAGATACGTTCTGAGATGATGACTAATGGACTAGAGGTAAAAGAGAATATCGTGCATATCTTACCTGAGAGAGTCATACTATCGATAGGATTGCTGACACCCGCTGCTATTCAGAAGATCAGCTTTCTAAAAGATTATAAAGTGAAGATGAGATGAGATGAGATGAGATGAGATGAGATGATACTATGATAAACGCACTTACTAATGCCAACGACCAATTGACAATGATTGTGTTTCACGATGAGTTAAACACATTTTATGTAGCACAACACATCGCTAAACGCACTGATAAACACACTCATTTCGAACTACCTGAAGAATGGGAAAAAGGAACTATCCATTTTTGGAGCGTATGGGAATCTATCAATAATAAGATACACAGCACAAGCATCTATCACCCTCCTCCCCTGTTCTTAAATAAAAATCACTAGAACATGGGATTTAACACCTCCATATAACTAATAGATAGTGCTTATAACTATCTATTAGTTTATATAATAATAAACCTAGAATCAGCATTATCCAAATACTACAAGGTAATTCTACTTTATAGTTCTTTCATTAGCTCTACAGCCATACTATAGTATGATTGTATCAAATTCAGACCTATTTTGTATAATTACTTTTCGTTTATATGTCTATCGCTGATTCTGGGATAAAGTCATACACAACAATCCATAAAACACAGACAAATAAATTAATGATATATAAGAATGTATCTATCTTTACGTAAAATTCCTAAAATGAAAAATAGCCTTTATACATTGCCTATTATATTGATATTTCTTATGGGTTTCGGATCTATACCCTTAGAGCAATTACCTACTTTTCCCATATCAGAACATGCCTTGATAGGCAAATGGCAGTTAAAAAAGATAGAATTATATGATATACACAATACCCTCAAGAATACAATCATCGAACCAATAGATGAGGAGCACTTCAAAACTATTATACAATTACTTCCACAAAACAATATCAGGGTTCTCACAAATCACTTAATCAATGATGATGCGATATCAAATACTCATAAATGGTATCTAAACCAGAACAGCCTGATTATTAAAAAAGAGAGTACTGAAGTCGAAGTCAAAGTAAAGTCTTTTACACAACAAGCAATTGTACTGGAAATGACTAATCCTTCTAA is a window of Myroides oncorhynchi DNA encoding:
- a CDS encoding winged helix-turn-helix transcriptional regulator: MNTKTSTIEEKICPLEFAVNAISGKWKVPIVWQINQGHKRPSEMLKGIMKVDRRVLNQQLKELEQDGILTKISYNELPPRVEYYLTPLGEQLVEVLWKLNAWGETLLKTTNRVE
- a CDS encoding DUF4259 domain-containing protein, which encodes MGAWDYGIFDDDTAYDFTSEITTDARAFFIESFENAIQTDYLEYDEAHAVTVSAAYLDNLLNKTQYRTDAADEGDESNVNIFYQINPTLQVEDLKPMAIQALQKVIAPDCHLYELWEENTELFPLWKQNIQDLINRLQ
- a CDS encoding VOC family protein, giving the protein MNILSINIQTNKLEKSKQFYAEVLELPIIESLEESVTVQAGDTILTLEETTDEVNVYHLAFNIPSNQLQNALAWAKEHLTLIENIEGNLVTTFETWKAQSIYFTDNNGNLLEFIAREELQINVQGDFSPAQVINISEIGIVAEQPMIQAEKLIAEYGLSYFDKVQPTEQFLALGDDNGLLIMVAPNRNWFPTATPAQFTTSEVMIEDNELVASLKSADLYK
- a CDS encoding VOC family protein, with product MIKYSYTIMYVVYVEATVKFYEEAFGFVRKFVTPEADYGELVSGETTIAFAQVDLALSNLKEGYQQVSCDKPFGIELGFVVEDVAIAMQKVEHAGGKVYEDLTVKPWGQTVGYVLDNNGFLIELCTAM
- a CDS encoding ATP-binding cassette domain-containing protein, with translation MLKIHIKEKRYGNQVVLENVKFHIATPGIYGVMGKNGQGKTTMFKCMIGLEKYTGSSTLNDNVISTQGVGWCGAEPAVYNELTAEEFYKFYQHLIQQKMEGQQLLFDLPSDKLIKEFSTGMKKKVYLNAIFQKEYPMYILDEPFNGLDIESNYYLMKYLLHLSERSIIFISSHIVDVLYKHCKSIYVIKEKGITLYPQEEFDKIEGTFFN
- a CDS encoding tetratricopeptide repeat protein; translation: MQQDSTIAYLWQQKAMPYFKVRKYELGMTYLDKAVQYDVKRYLPYRAFIKCVFSKTYKEAIADFEECIMRWGDGYEMDHTYTFYIGLSYLQLNEFKKAEEYFLKAVAKQKEVFQDIHHLDLFYLGIVKYEEELYQDAIDYFDLATKEYKEFSDAYYYKALCQDKLNDTEAEGTFKIFMDYNKKGYSINEANAIYERYPYQIEKRYAN
- a CDS encoding Fic family protein: MTYTEVKIKIDNLQQQVEALGGLNSEQFVTLSEKYRLECNYYSNWAEGNTLTKEEVRSMIGGMVNVANKPLRDLMEIKMYDEVLKEMLGGGLVEVHLSEKYIKELHTKLIYEENTENKLAIGQWKQSANEMITYKGDKYPYVGVAEVKAEMKELINRTNEAIDYILKGKKYAPHPIDVALNFHVDFLKISPFDRGNRIIARMLSNQILIAFVYTPFWITDKESKAYEQYLADVLCYEEAKDDLFSHIGQQILRSQQMVVDIQEGKSIEESEKFYNQIEMLKRQLKAKEEEQSKVKSAVWLESIFTHSLHPLFKTIENNVKESFGDLFEEIIGQYTLDASEEEIEESIINEEEESVATEEEINEDEVLEEMSNEIDLDNSSIEWDRAEGIQSVIRLDGFKLIEGAEAIEVGLACGFTEWTYLIDLGNGTVFEKEYDQQLEAKDIKVISDYTCELIVKRINEV
- a CDS encoding SMI1/KNR4 family protein, producing the protein MINYQEIRKRLRPMEDVVFYIPLTENEVVELEKGIGFDFPDYYREFLLLFGFQQDFVPGLFTSKEEFIEQNGYLKESMTDYLMIGDNGGEDFWMLRTEKVRSQRVFNWIDDTVEKTDFNFEDLIEYALEQLEDDAVVFLSNADKSWCVQFAITTVDEASLYSTLPLVADGQWKSLGKSDAGVDESIRDIKLNDQLMSLRRLNYDEWSAPTYFIDYKESIDSVMRKGLIKQWTAILKDKYPEFDLIDYGILPTDFEME
- a CDS encoding DUF6266 family protein — encoded protein: MAEIKEGILGGVHGKVGTVVGYKYRGKNIIRGLGRKSGKKASPKQILQRGKLTIVVKFLKSIKSFVNAHYPEVHTDGKIKTGYDQIRSEMMTNGLEVKENIVHILPERVILSIGLLTPAAIQKISFLKDYKVKMR